DNA from Microbacterium sp. BLY:
CCGGCGGGACGGCGCCGGGGGGAGGAGGCAGCTGCGGATCGGTCACGATGTCATCCTAGGCGGGGTCGATGCTCAGACCCGGCGCAGCAGTCCGACGCGGTCGTACACGTCGGAGAGGGTGCGGTCGGCGACGGCGTCGGCGCGGGCGGCGTTCTCGGCGAGGATCCGGTCCAGCTCCGCCGGGTCGTCGAGGAGCTCGAGGGCGCGCGTGCGCACCGGGCCGAACTCCTCGACCACGACCTCGGCGAGGCCCTTCTTGAAGTCGCCGTAGCCGCGGCCCGCGTACTCGTCTTCGATGGCGGGGATCTGGCGTCCGGTCAGTGCCGCGTAGATCGTCAGCAGGTTGGAGACGCCGGGCTTCCCGGTGCGGTCGAAGCGCACGGATCCCTCGTTGTCGGTCACCGCCCTCATGATCTTCTTCGCGGACTTCGCCGGGTCGTCGAGCATCCACAGCACCCCGGCGTCGCTCTCCGCGGACTTCGACATCTTCGCCGTCGGGTTCTGCAGGTCGTAGATGCGCGCGGTCTCCTTCTGGATGACGGGGACCGGCACGGTGAAGGTCTCTCCGAAGCGCGAGTTGAACCGCTCAGCGAGGTCACGCGTCAGCTCGACGTGCTGCTTCTGGTCGTCGCCGACGGGCACCACGTCGGTCTGGTAGAGGAGGATGTCGGCGGCCATCAGCACCGGGTAGGTGAAGAGTCCGACGCTGGTGGCATCGGCGCCGTACCGGGCCGACTTGTCCTTGAACTGGGTCATGCGGCCGGCTTCGCCGAAGCCCGTGATGGTGCTGAGGATCCAGGCGAGCTCGGCGTGGGCGCGGACATGCGACTGCACGTACAGCGTCGACTGCGACGGCTCGATGCCCGCGGCGATGTACTGTGCGGCGGTCCGACGGGTCTTCTCGCGCAGCTCCGCGGGGTCCTGGGCGACGGTGAGGGCGTGGAGGTCAACGACGGAGAAGAAGGCGTCGTAGGAGGTCTGGAGGTCCCGCCACTGGAGGAGTGCGCCGATGTAGTTGCCGATCTGGAGGGAGTCGGCGGAGGGCTGCATTCCGGAGTAGAGACGAGGCTTGTTCACCCGTCAATCCTATGCGCCCGCGCCGCGGTGCCCGGCGCCGTCGCGTCCCCTACGCTGACGTCATGACGGACGGCATGCCTCTGAGACGCGGACAGGTGTTCCTCGACGCCCTGGGCGCGGAGGCGGAGCGCCTCCATCCGGAGATCCTCGCGCAGTACCGTGCTCCCGTCTCGGCGGGGCACGCGGAGGGGGTGTTCGCGGTCGCGGGGAGCCGGTTCGGCCGCTGGGCGGCCGTCGCGCGTCCGATCGTGGGACCGGGTCTGTTGGTGCCGACGTCGGGGCGGGACGTGCCGTTCGTGCTGCGCACGACGAGCGGGCGCGCGGCGACGGGCCGCGCGACGCTGGATTCCACGAGGGAGTTCCTCTTCCCCGGTCGGACCGCGCGGATCGTGGACCGGCTGACGGTGAGCGTGCGACCGGGGCTGGTGCGGAATCTCCTCGGTGCCCGTGGCCGCGTGGAGCTCATCGAGGAGTGCAGCGTGACGGCGGAGGGCTTCCTGCGGATGCGTACCGTCCGGGTCGCCCTGCGGCTGTTCGGGCGGCGGTTCTCTCTGCCCGGACCGCTCGGCGTGCACGTGGACCTCGTCGACGGCTGGGACGCGGAGCACCGCCGACGCACGATCGACATGAAAGCGGTCAACCCGGTGCTCGGCACCGTGCTGGAGTACCGAGGGTGGTACCGGGAGTCCCCGCCGGCGGCCTCCCAACGACCGGACGACGATCAGTAGCGGTAGTCGACGACCACCGGCGCGTGATCGCTCCAGCGCTGGTCGTAGGCCGCGGCCCGGGCGACGTGGTAGGCCTCGACACGCTCGGCGAGAGCCGGCGTCGCCAGGTGGTAGTCGATGCGCCACCCGGAGTCGTTGTCGAACGCCTTCCCGCGCATGGACCACCACGTGTACGGCCCGTCCACCTCGCCGTGGAACCGACGCCCGACGTCCACCCAGCCCAGGCCGGTGCCGACCGAGCCGTCCACACCGGTGACCGTCGTGCCCGGCTCGCCGAGGAAGCGGTCGAAGTACGCGCGCTCCCGGGGAAGGAAGCCGGCCTTGGTGCGATTGCCGCGCCAGTTCTTGATGTCGAGCTCGCGGTGACCGACGTTGAGGTCGCCCGTCACGAGAGCGAGGGCGTCGTCAGCATTCAGGGTCGCGAGTCGTGCCTCGAACGCGTCGAGGAACTTCCACTTCTCGTCCTGCTTCGGGGTGTCGGCCTCGCCGGAGTGCACGTAGGCGCTCACGACGGTCAGCGGCCGATCGCCGATGAGGAAGTCGGCTTCGATCCACCGGCCCTTGGAGTCGAAGTCCTCCGGGCCGAAGTCCACGCGTGAGGCGAGCGCGGGCATGCGGCTCGCGATCGCGACACCGGCCCTGCCCTTCGCGGTCGCCTCGTCGTGGACGAAGGTCCAGCCGGGAAGGGCGGCTTCGATGTGCTCGTCCTGACCCCGCACCTCCTGCAGGGTGAGGATGTCGATGTCGGCGGCATCCAGCCACGTGCTCATCCCGTTGCGGGCCGCCGCCCGGATCCCGTTGACATTGACCGAGGCGATACGCAGGTGAGGCATTCCTCCAGCCTAACCAGCACCGCCGACATCACGGTTCTGGCGGTGGTTGAGCTCGGAGAGCAGGCGCTGGGCGAGCGGGGAGGACGCGGGAGCAGGCGGGGGAGCGGACGCCTCCAGGCGGGCCACCTCGTCTTCGGCCTGCCGCACGGCGTGCCCCGCCGCCCAGCTGCGGTACCACGGGGCTGCGTCGCGAGCGGCGCGGGCATCGCGCAGCCGGATCCGGGCCGCGGTCAGCAGCGCGGCGTGCTCCGCGACCCGGCGCTCCGCCTCGGTCGGCATCAGCAGGGGAAGGTCGCGGTCGTGCGCGGCGACGGCGATCCAGGAGGCGGCGACCAGCATGACGACCCCGTTCACCCGGAACCACAGCAGCAGCCCGATGAAGATCGCGAAGGTCGCCAGCAGCGGATTCGTCGGCGTGTAGCTGAGCAGGAACCCCACCCCGAACTGGAGGATCGTCATCGCGGCCCCGCCGAGGAGCGCACCCGGCCAGATGGTCCCCCAGCGCAGCGACGTGCCGGTGAGGAAGCGCACCATCGCCGCGAGCGCCCCGGTCAGCAGCACGAACGACACGAGCACGGTGCCGATGCGGATGAAGACGTTGAGGGCGTCCGAACCGGCGTCCCACCCGAGGAGGGAGAGCACCCAGCGCAACACGGCGGCGCTGGCCGAGCTGAGCGCCGAGCCGACGATGAGCGAGACGCCGAAGATCAGGGCCGCGAGGAGGTCGCGTGCTTTGAGCAGCACGTAGCTGCGGCGGTCGGGCTCGAGCCCGAAGATGTCGCGCACGGCCCGCCGCGAGAACGTCACCCAGCCGATGGCGGTCCAGATGACGGTGCCGAGCGCGATGAGGCCGGTCACGCCCAGGACCCCGGCCGTGTTGGAGGCGATCTCCTGCACCTGTGCCGGCGTGAAGACGCCGCCCTCGTCGAGGATGAGGTTCGGGATGTAGCTGTTGATGATGCTGATGAGCCCGTTGACCGCGTCCTCGCTGCCGCCGAGCCAGAGACCGGTGATGGCGAAGGCGAGGTAGATCGCCGCGAAGATGGCGAACAGGGCCTGGTAGCTCACGCCCGCTGCGAGCAGGAAACCGTTGTGCTGGAGGAAGTGCCGCCAGACGCGCACCGGGAACAGACCCAGGGTGCGCTGCGTGAGCGCGGTCGCGCGCTCGACGGCGGCATCGAGGCGACCGTCGGTCGCCGAACCCGGCTGAGACACGCCCCCACCCTATCCAAGCGCTGTCCGTGCTCCCGCTCCACGCTCACCTGCACGCCTCACCCGTGCTGCCCGTGGCGTCCAGGAGGACAGGGGCACACACGAGAACAGGCGGCCCCGTCCGGGACCGCCTGTTCTCGCGTGAATGCCTGTGTCGGCGCGTCAGGGACGGCCGCGGAGGACCGCCTGCTTGACCTCGGCGATGGCCTTGGTGACCTCGATGCCGCGGGGGCAGGCCTCGGAGCAGTTGAAGGTCGTGCGGCAGCGCCAGACGCCTTCCTTGTCGTTCAGGATGTCCAGACGCACAGCGGCGTTGTCGTCGCGCGAGTCGAAGATGAAGCGGTGCGCGTTGACGATCGCCGCCGGGCCGAAGTACTGGCCGTCGGTCCAGAACACGGGGCACGACGAGGTGCAGGCCGCACAGAGGATGCACTTGGTGGTGTCGTCGAAGATCTCGCGGTCGGCGATGGTCTGCAGGCGCTCCTTGCCCTTCTCCGGCACGGAGTTGGCGACCAGGAACGGCTGCACCTCGCGGTACGACGCGAAGAACGGCTCCATGTCGACGACGAGGTCCTTCTCCAGCGGCAGACCCTTGATGGCCTCGACGTAGATGGGCTTCGAGATGTCGAGGTCCTTGATCAGCGTCTTGCAGGCCAGGCGGTTGCGGCCGTTGATGCGCATGGCGTCGGAGCCGCAGATGCCGTGGGCGCAGGAACGACGGAAGGTCAGCGACCCGTCGACCTCCCACTTGATCTTGTGAAGGGCGTCGAGCACGCGGTCGGTGGAGTAGAGCTCCACGTCGTAGTCGACCCAGTGCGGCTCGGCGTCGACCTCGGGATCGAACCGGCGGATGTTGAAGGTGACGATGAAGGACTGGATCCCGGTGTCTTCGGTCGTCTCGGCCGGCGCTTCGGCGATGGCGTTCGACATGCTCAGTACTTCCTCTCCATCGGCGGGTAGTTCAACTCGCCCTTGTCGTTCTTGGTGAAGACGACCGGCTTCCAGTCGAGCTTGATGTGGTCGCTCGGGTCGGAGGAGTGCGGGTCGCCCGTGAGGTACGCCATGGTGTGCTTCATGTAGTTCTCGTCGTCGCGCTTCGGGAAGTCGTCGCGCATGTGGCCGCCGCGGCTCTCCTCGCGGTTCTGCGCGGCGTAGACGACGACCTCGGCGATGTCGAGCAGGAAGCCCAGTTCGACGGCCTCGAGCAGGTCGGTGTTGAACCGCTGGCCCTTGTCGTCGACGTGGACGTTCTTGTAGCGCTCGCGCAGTTCGGCGATCACGCCGAGGACGTGCTGGAGGGACTCGTGGGTGCGGAACACCTGGGCGCCCTTGTCCATCTCGTCCTGCAGCGTCTTGCGGAGCACGGCGATCCGCTCGGTGCCCTGGTTGTTGCGCAGGCCCTCGAGCATGTCGGAGACGAAGGCGGCGGGGTTCTCCGGCAGCGGGACGAACTCGGCCGTCTTGACGTACTCGACCGCGTTGCGGCCAGACCGCTTGCCGAACACGTTGATGTCCAGCAGCGAGTTGGTGCCGAGACGGTTGGCGCCGTGCACGGAGACGCAGGCGCACTCGCCGGCGGCGTAGAGGCCGGGGACGACGGTGTCGTTGTCCGCGAGCACCTCGCCGTTGTTGTTCGTGGGGATGCCGCCCATGGCGTAGTGCGCGGTCGGCATCACGGGAACGGGCTCGACGACCGGGTCCACGCCCAGGTACGTGCGCGCGAACTCGGTGATGTCGGGCAGCTTGGTCTCGAGCACCTCGGCGCCCAGGTGCGTGCAGTCGAGCAGCACGTAGTCCTTGTGCGGTCCGGCACCGCGTCCTTCCGCGACCTCCTGGACCATGCAGCGCGCGACGATGTCACGGGGGGCGAGGTCCTTGATGGTCGGGGCGTAGCGCTCCATGAAGCGCTCACCCGAGGCGTTGCGCAGGATCGCGCCCTCACCGCGGGCACCCTCGGTGAGGAGGATGCCGAGCCCGGCGAGGCCGGTCGGGTGGAACTGGAAGAACTCGAGGTCTTCGAGGGGGAGGCCCTTGCGCCACACGATGCCCACGCCGTCACCCGTGAGGGTGTGCGCGTTGGAGGTGGTCTTGAAGATCTTCCCGAAGCCGCCGGTCGCGAAGATCACGGCCTTGGACTGGAAGACGTGCAGCTCGCCGGTGGCGAGGTCGTACGCCACCACACCCGCGATCTGGGTCTTCCCGGCGTCGTCCTTCACCGTGATGAGGTCGAGGACGTAGAACTCGTTGAAGAAGTTGATGCCGAGCTTGACGCAGTTCTGGAACAGCGTCTGCAGGATCATGTGGCCGGTGCGGTCGGCCGCGTAGCAGGCGCGGCGGACCGGGGTCTTGCCGTGCTCGGCCGTGTGACCGCCGAAGCGACGCTGGTCGATCTTGCCCTCGGGCGTGCGGTTGAAGGGGAGGCCCATGTTCTCGAGGTCGATGACCGCGTCGATGGCCTCCTTCGCGAGGATCTCCGCCGCGTCCTGGTCGACGAGGTAGTCGCCGCCCTTGACGGTGTCGAAGGTGTGCCACTCCCAGGAGTCCTCCTCGACGTTGGCGAGGGCCGCCGCCATGCCGCCCTGCGCGGCACCGGTGTGCGACCGCGTCGGGTAGAGCTTGGAGATCACCGCGGTCCGTGCGCCGGGGCCGGCCTCGATGGCCGCCCGCATGCCGGCGCCGCCGGCGCCCACGATGACGATGTCGAACTGGTGGTAGTGCACGCCGTCACGGACGACGGAATCCTGCGTCTGGGTAGTCACTTCTCGTTTGCCTCTTCTTCTAGCCCTGCGCCTGGCAGGTCTCCCACAGCGTGCTCGACTCGGTCACACCCAGGCACGGGTCGAACGTGAAGACGACCAGGGTGCCGAGGAGGATGAGCAGGCCAGCGGCCAAGCCGAGGGCCCAGACGAGTGCCTTGCGAGCGGTGGGGTTGGTCACGTAGTCGTTCACGATCGTGCGCATGCCGTTGGCGCCGTGGATGAGGGCGAGCCAGAGCATCAGCACGTCCCACCACTGCCAGAACGGGGTGGCGAACTTGCCGGCGATGAAGGCGAAGTCGAGGGCGTGGATGCCCTCGCCGACCATCAGGTTGACGAAGAGGTGGCCGAAGATCAGCACGACGAGCACGACGCCCGAGACGCGCATGAAGACCCAGCCCCACTTCTCCAGGTTCACGCCGCGCTGACGACGGGCGGGGGCGGCGACGGTCTGAGCGCTCATCAGTGTCCTCCTCCGAAGCCGGCGAATGCGAGCATCAGGTGGCGCGGCACGAAGCCCGCCATGATGATGCCCCACACCAGCAGCACGCCCCAGAAGAGCTGGCGCTGGTACTTGGCGCCCTTGGACCAGAAGTCGACGGCGATGATCCGCAGGCCGTTCATCGCGTGGAACACGATGCCGGCGACGAGCACGACCTCGCCGACCGCCATGACCGGGTTCTTGTATGTGCCGATGACCGCGTCGTACGCCTCCGGCGACACCCTGATCAGCGCCGTGTCGAGCACGTGCACCAACAGGAAGAAGAAGATGGCGACTCCGGTGATGCGGTGAAGCACCCACGACCACATGCCTTCGCGACCCCGGTAGAGGGTGCCGCGGGGGGTCTTGGACGTGGTTTCCGAAATCGACGGTGTCAAGCGAGCGCTTGTGGACACGGTCGTCCTCCCTGGATCGATGTGTTTCGGTCGCGTGCGCTGCTTCGTCCACATCCGGCCTGGAGGAGGGTCAGGCACGCCCGATCGGTGTCCATCCTATTCCCGTGCGAAGGCCCCGGGCGACGAAGGGGACCCTAAGTCGTGCGCGCCGGCTCAGCCGAGCTGCGCGATGCCATTCCATCCGCTCCCGACGGTCCGCGGCGCGAGGAATCCGCCGCGGCCGGTCCCGCCATAGAGCAGGAGCGCGCCGGAGGCGTTCCTGGCGAGGACGTCCTGGGTGCCGTCACCGTCGAAGTCACCGGCCCCGGCCAGGGCTGTGAAGGCGTTCCACCCGCGTCCGATCTGTCGCCCGGCGGACCAGGAGCCCGTGCCGGTGGTGGAGTAGAGCCAGAGCGTGCCGTCGCTGCGCCGGCCGATCAGGTCGCTGCGGGAGTCGCCGGTGAAGTCTCCGGCCGCGAACACCGCGGTGAAGCTCTGCCATCCCGAGCCGATGCGGGCGCCTCCCCCGGCGAGCCAGCCGCCGCGTCCGTTGCCGCGATAGAGAAGGAGCTCTCCCGCCGTCGTCCGCGCGATCACGTCGGGGAGGCGGTCGCCGTCGAAGTCCATCCCTCCGATCAGCTGCGTGAAGCGCGCCCACCCGGAGCCGATCGCGGTCGGCGTGCCGAACCCGCCACGCCCGTTGCCCGCGTAGAGCATCAGCCGGCCGTCCGCCTCGACGCGGGCGATGTCGGGAAGACGGTCGCCGGTGAAGTCGCCCAGAGAGGTGAAGGGACGGCTGCCCCAACCGGGGATGACGGTCGTCGCGGCTCCGAACCGTCCCGTCCCGGTGCCGGCATAGAGGCGGAGTTCGCCGGACGCGGTCCGCGCGAGCACGTCGGCCGATCGATCCCCGTTGAGGTCGCCGGCCCCGCCCGGAAGGGTCTTCACGGGGGAACCGACACCGAAGATCTGCACCCAGTAGGTGCGATAGCAGGAGCCGGTGGCGTAACCGACGCCCAGTCCCGTGTACCGGCGATCCAGGATGTTCGCCTTGTGGCCGGGGGAGCCCATCCAGCTCGCGACCACGGCAGCGGCGTCCGGCTGACCGGCAGCGATGTTCTCGCCGCTGGCCGTCCAGCCGAAGGCCGCGATGCGGGTGCTGCGCCAGGAGGACGAGCTGTGCGCGAACGTGCAGGAGGACGCCAGGTGCCGTGCCCACTCCGCGGCGGCAGCGTCGAGGCCCGGATCGGAGACGAGTGCGGGAAGACCGGCGGCCGTGCGTTGCGCGTTCGTCCGCGCGAACACGTCGCCCGCCGGGCCGCCGGCCGCGGACGCGGTGGCAGGCACGAGGACGATCGCGGCCAGGACGCCGGCGAGGACCGCGGCGGCGAGGCGGCGGACACGGGAGGTGAGGGGTCTGCGGGGCCGGCTCATGGGTCGACGATAGCGCCGCCGGTACGCTGGCCTGCATGAGCGAGCCGATCGAAGACTTCTACGCGGTCATCCCCGCCGGCGGCATCGGCAGTCGGCTGTGGCCGTTGTCCCGCGCGGATGCGCCGAAGTTCCTGCACGACCTCACCGGATCCGGGCATTCGCTGCTCCGGGACACATGGGATCGTCTGGAGCCGCTCGCCGGCCCCGATCGGATCGCCGTCGTCACCGGGCGTGCCCACCGGGCCGCCGTGGAGGCGGAGCTTCCCGGGATCGCCGATCTCAACGTCTTCCTGGAGTCC
Protein-coding regions in this window:
- the trpS gene encoding tryptophan--tRNA ligase → MNKPRLYSGMQPSADSLQIGNYIGALLQWRDLQTSYDAFFSVVDLHALTVAQDPAELREKTRRTAAQYIAAGIEPSQSTLYVQSHVRAHAELAWILSTITGFGEAGRMTQFKDKSARYGADATSVGLFTYPVLMAADILLYQTDVVPVGDDQKQHVELTRDLAERFNSRFGETFTVPVPVIQKETARIYDLQNPTAKMSKSAESDAGVLWMLDDPAKSAKKIMRAVTDNEGSVRFDRTGKPGVSNLLTIYAALTGRQIPAIEDEYAGRGYGDFKKGLAEVVVEEFGPVRTRALELLDDPAELDRILAENAARADAVADRTLSDVYDRVGLLRRV
- a CDS encoding DUF4166 domain-containing protein, translating into MTDGMPLRRGQVFLDALGAEAERLHPEILAQYRAPVSAGHAEGVFAVAGSRFGRWAAVARPIVGPGLLVPTSGRDVPFVLRTTSGRAATGRATLDSTREFLFPGRTARIVDRLTVSVRPGLVRNLLGARGRVELIEECSVTAEGFLRMRTVRVALRLFGRRFSLPGPLGVHVDLVDGWDAEHRRRTIDMKAVNPVLGTVLEYRGWYRESPPAASQRPDDDQ
- a CDS encoding exodeoxyribonuclease III, producing MPHLRIASVNVNGIRAAARNGMSTWLDAADIDILTLQEVRGQDEHIEAALPGWTFVHDEATAKGRAGVAIASRMPALASRVDFGPEDFDSKGRWIEADFLIGDRPLTVVSAYVHSGEADTPKQDEKWKFLDAFEARLATLNADDALALVTGDLNVGHRELDIKNWRGNRTKAGFLPRERAYFDRFLGEPGTTVTGVDGSVGTGLGWVDVGRRFHGEVDGPYTWWSMRGKAFDNDSGWRIDYHLATPALAERVEAYHVARAAAYDQRWSDHAPVVVDYRY
- a CDS encoding YihY/virulence factor BrkB family protein, with the protein product MSQPGSATDGRLDAAVERATALTQRTLGLFPVRVWRHFLQHNGFLLAAGVSYQALFAIFAAIYLAFAITGLWLGGSEDAVNGLISIINSYIPNLILDEGGVFTPAQVQEIASNTAGVLGVTGLIALGTVIWTAIGWVTFSRRAVRDIFGLEPDRRSYVLLKARDLLAALIFGVSLIVGSALSSASAAVLRWVLSLLGWDAGSDALNVFIRIGTVLVSFVLLTGALAAMVRFLTGTSLRWGTIWPGALLGGAAMTILQFGVGFLLSYTPTNPLLATFAIFIGLLLWFRVNGVVMLVAASWIAVAAHDRDLPLLMPTEAERRVAEHAALLTAARIRLRDARAARDAAPWYRSWAAGHAVRQAEDEVARLEASAPPPAPASSPLAQRLLSELNHRQNRDVGGAG
- a CDS encoding succinate dehydrogenase iron-sulfur subunit, with amino-acid sequence MSNAIAEAPAETTEDTGIQSFIVTFNIRRFDPEVDAEPHWVDYDVELYSTDRVLDALHKIKWEVDGSLTFRRSCAHGICGSDAMRINGRNRLACKTLIKDLDISKPIYVEAIKGLPLEKDLVVDMEPFFASYREVQPFLVANSVPEKGKERLQTIADREIFDDTTKCILCAACTSSCPVFWTDGQYFGPAAIVNAHRFIFDSRDDNAAVRLDILNDKEGVWRCRTTFNCSEACPRGIEVTKAIAEVKQAVLRGRP
- the sdhA gene encoding succinate dehydrogenase flavoprotein subunit, whose translation is MTTQTQDSVVRDGVHYHQFDIVIVGAGGAGMRAAIEAGPGARTAVISKLYPTRSHTGAAQGGMAAALANVEEDSWEWHTFDTVKGGDYLVDQDAAEILAKEAIDAVIDLENMGLPFNRTPEGKIDQRRFGGHTAEHGKTPVRRACYAADRTGHMILQTLFQNCVKLGINFFNEFYVLDLITVKDDAGKTQIAGVVAYDLATGELHVFQSKAVIFATGGFGKIFKTTSNAHTLTGDGVGIVWRKGLPLEDLEFFQFHPTGLAGLGILLTEGARGEGAILRNASGERFMERYAPTIKDLAPRDIVARCMVQEVAEGRGAGPHKDYVLLDCTHLGAEVLETKLPDITEFARTYLGVDPVVEPVPVMPTAHYAMGGIPTNNNGEVLADNDTVVPGLYAAGECACVSVHGANRLGTNSLLDINVFGKRSGRNAVEYVKTAEFVPLPENPAAFVSDMLEGLRNNQGTERIAVLRKTLQDEMDKGAQVFRTHESLQHVLGVIAELRERYKNVHVDDKGQRFNTDLLEAVELGFLLDIAEVVVYAAQNREESRGGHMRDDFPKRDDENYMKHTMAYLTGDPHSSDPSDHIKLDWKPVVFTKNDKGELNYPPMERKY
- a CDS encoding succinate dehydrogenase hydrophobic membrane anchor subunit, yielding MSAQTVAAPARRQRGVNLEKWGWVFMRVSGVVLVVLIFGHLFVNLMVGEGIHALDFAFIAGKFATPFWQWWDVLMLWLALIHGANGMRTIVNDYVTNPTARKALVWALGLAAGLLILLGTLVVFTFDPCLGVTESSTLWETCQAQG
- the sdhC gene encoding succinate dehydrogenase, cytochrome b556 subunit, producing MSTSARLTPSISETTSKTPRGTLYRGREGMWSWVLHRITGVAIFFFLLVHVLDTALIRVSPEAYDAVIGTYKNPVMAVGEVVLVAGIVFHAMNGLRIIAVDFWSKGAKYQRQLFWGVLLVWGIIMAGFVPRHLMLAFAGFGGGH
- a CDS encoding FG-GAP-like repeat-containing protein, producing MSRPRRPLTSRVRRLAAAVLAGVLAAIVLVPATASAAGGPAGDVFARTNAQRTAAGLPALVSDPGLDAAAAEWARHLASSCTFAHSSSSWRSTRIAAFGWTASGENIAAGQPDAAAVVASWMGSPGHKANILDRRYTGLGVGYATGSCYRTYWVQIFGVGSPVKTLPGGAGDLNGDRSADVLARTASGELRLYAGTGTGRFGAATTVIPGWGSRPFTSLGDFTGDRLPDIARVEADGRLMLYAGNGRGGFGTPTAIGSGWARFTQLIGGMDFDGDRLPDVIARTTAGELLLYRGNGRGGWLAGGGARIGSGWQSFTAVFAAGDFTGDSRSDLIGRRSDGTLWLYSTTGTGSWSAGRQIGRGWNAFTALAGAGDFDGDGTQDVLARNASGALLLYGGTGRGGFLAPRTVGSGWNGIAQLG